A single genomic interval of Spinacia oleracea cultivar Varoflay chromosome 6, BTI_SOV_V1, whole genome shotgun sequence harbors:
- the LOC110794759 gene encoding protein root UVB sensitive 3 isoform X4: MAEQILVEEWAGSSSSKLSITATISSTPNISIRRFDSRFKLVRRQILSAFVPEGFPSSVTPDYVPFQIWDSLQGLSTYIRMMLSTQALLSAIGVGEKSATVIGATFQWFLRDLTGMLGGILFTFYQGSNLDSNAKMWRLVADLMNDLGMLMDLISPLFPSAFVFILCLGSLSRSFTGVASGATRAALTQHFALQDNAADISAKEGSQETVATMAGMALGMFLAHVTRGHSMAIWFSFLCLTMVHIYANYKAVRCLSLKALNGERSSLLLQHFMKTGQGRTFSSVQDLIIRKQSICCWRKMG; encoded by the exons ATGGCAGAACAAATATTGGTGGAAGAATGGGCAGGTTCTTCCTCATCAAAGCTCTCTATTACTGCCACTATTTCTTCCACCCCAAATATCTCTATTCGAAG ATTTGACAGCCGTTTTAAGTTGGTTAGAAGACAAATTCTCAGTGCCTTTGTTCCTGAG GGGTTTCCTAGTAGTGTAACCCCAgattatgtaccttttcaaataTGGGATTCATTGCAG GGCCTGTCGACATATATACGGATGATGCTTTCAACACAA GCTCTTTTGAGTGCTATTGGAGTTGGCGAGAAATCTGCCACAGTAATTGGGGCTACTTTTCAG TGGTTTTTGAGGGATCTAACAGGAATGCTTGGAGGCATTTTGTTCACATTTTATCAG GGGTCGAATTTGGATAGCAATGCAAAAATGTGGCGTTTGGTTGCAGATCTGATGAACGACCTCG GAATGCTGATGGATCTTATTTCTCCCTTATTTCCCTCGGCATTTGTGTTTATTCTTTGCTTGGGAAGTCTGTCACGGTCATTCA CTGGTGTTGCTAGTGGAGCTACTAGAGCTGCTTTGACTCAGCATTTTGCACTCCAAGATAATGCAGCAGATATATCCGCAAAG GAAGGAAGTCAAGAGACAGTAGCAACAATGGCTGGAATGGCATTGGGAATGTTTCTTGCTCATGTTACTAGAGGACACTCTATGGCAATTTGGTTCTCCTTCTTGTGTTTAactatggttcatatttatg CAAACTATAAGGCTGTCCGCTGTCTTTCACTGAAGGCATTAAATGGAGAAAGGAGCTCTCTTCTTCTGCAGCATTTCATGAAGACTGGACAAG GACGGACCTTTTCTTCTGTGCAGGATCTTATTATAAGAAAG CAAAGTATTTGCTGCTGGAGAAAAATGGGATGA
- the LOC110794759 gene encoding protein root UVB sensitive 3 isoform X1 — translation MAEQILVEEWAGSSSSKLSITATISSTPNISIRRFDSRFKLVRRQILSAFVPEGFPSSVTPDYVPFQIWDSLQGLSTYIRMMLSTQALLSAIGVGEKSATVIGATFQWFLRDLTGMLGGILFTFYQGSNLDSNAKMWRLVADLMNDLGMLMDLISPLFPSAFVFILCLGSLSRSFTGVASGATRAALTQHFALQDNAADISAKEGSQETVATMAGMALGMFLAHVTRGHSMAIWFSFLCLTMVHIYANYKAVRCLSLKALNGERSSLLLQHFMKTGQVLSPEKVSMEEHVLPLWLNPWSSKKFKCLHSRINLGVKVSSLNHAAMTDLFFCAGSYYKKAKYLLLEKNGMISIIIHKDSTPVDILQSYIHALVMANLSNKSKSGHVESFSWMDKCYEDFIKKLQSSGWKTERLLSHSVVWRASWFIGQSDEKID, via the exons ATGGCAGAACAAATATTGGTGGAAGAATGGGCAGGTTCTTCCTCATCAAAGCTCTCTATTACTGCCACTATTTCTTCCACCCCAAATATCTCTATTCGAAG ATTTGACAGCCGTTTTAAGTTGGTTAGAAGACAAATTCTCAGTGCCTTTGTTCCTGAG GGGTTTCCTAGTAGTGTAACCCCAgattatgtaccttttcaaataTGGGATTCATTGCAG GGCCTGTCGACATATATACGGATGATGCTTTCAACACAA GCTCTTTTGAGTGCTATTGGAGTTGGCGAGAAATCTGCCACAGTAATTGGGGCTACTTTTCAG TGGTTTTTGAGGGATCTAACAGGAATGCTTGGAGGCATTTTGTTCACATTTTATCAG GGGTCGAATTTGGATAGCAATGCAAAAATGTGGCGTTTGGTTGCAGATCTGATGAACGACCTCG GAATGCTGATGGATCTTATTTCTCCCTTATTTCCCTCGGCATTTGTGTTTATTCTTTGCTTGGGAAGTCTGTCACGGTCATTCA CTGGTGTTGCTAGTGGAGCTACTAGAGCTGCTTTGACTCAGCATTTTGCACTCCAAGATAATGCAGCAGATATATCCGCAAAG GAAGGAAGTCAAGAGACAGTAGCAACAATGGCTGGAATGGCATTGGGAATGTTTCTTGCTCATGTTACTAGAGGACACTCTATGGCAATTTGGTTCTCCTTCTTGTGTTTAactatggttcatatttatg CAAACTATAAGGCTGTCCGCTGTCTTTCACTGAAGGCATTAAATGGAGAAAGGAGCTCTCTTCTTCTGCAGCATTTCATGAAGACTGGACAAG TGCTTTCTCCTGAAAAGGTCTCAATGGAAGAGCATGTTTTACCTTTGTGGTTGAATCCATGGAGTTCTAAAAAGTTCAAATGTTTGCACAGTCGTATAAACTTAGGCGTGAAGGTCTCTTCTCTCAATCATGCAGCAAT GACGGACCTTTTCTTCTGTGCAGGATCTTATTATAAGAAAG CAAAGTATTTGCTGCTGGAGAAAAATGGGATGATCAGCATCATTATACATAAAGACTCAACACCAGTAGACATCTTGCAGTCCTACATACATGCACTTGTAATGGCAAATCTTTCAAATAAAAGTAAATCAGGGCATGTTGAAAGTTTTTCATGGATGGACAAATGCTACGAGGATTTCATTAAAAAG CTTCAGTCATCAGGTTGGAAGACAGAAAGACTATTATCGCATTCTGTTGTTTGGAGAGCAAGTTGGTTTATTGGTCAGTCAGATGAGAAGATCGACTAG
- the LOC110794759 gene encoding protein root UVB sensitive 3 isoform X2 encodes MAEQILVEEWAGSSSSKLSITATISSTPNISIRRFDSRFKLVRRQILSAFVPEGLSTYIRMMLSTQALLSAIGVGEKSATVIGATFQWFLRDLTGMLGGILFTFYQGSNLDSNAKMWRLVADLMNDLGMLMDLISPLFPSAFVFILCLGSLSRSFTGVASGATRAALTQHFALQDNAADISAKEGSQETVATMAGMALGMFLAHVTRGHSMAIWFSFLCLTMVHIYANYKAVRCLSLKALNGERSSLLLQHFMKTGQVLSPEKVSMEEHVLPLWLNPWSSKKFKCLHSRINLGVKVSSLNHAAMTDLFFCAGSYYKKAKYLLLEKNGMISIIIHKDSTPVDILQSYIHALVMANLSNKSKSGHVESFSWMDKCYEDFIKKLQSSGWKTERLLSHSVVWRASWFIGQSDEKID; translated from the exons ATGGCAGAACAAATATTGGTGGAAGAATGGGCAGGTTCTTCCTCATCAAAGCTCTCTATTACTGCCACTATTTCTTCCACCCCAAATATCTCTATTCGAAG ATTTGACAGCCGTTTTAAGTTGGTTAGAAGACAAATTCTCAGTGCCTTTGTTCCTGAG GGCCTGTCGACATATATACGGATGATGCTTTCAACACAA GCTCTTTTGAGTGCTATTGGAGTTGGCGAGAAATCTGCCACAGTAATTGGGGCTACTTTTCAG TGGTTTTTGAGGGATCTAACAGGAATGCTTGGAGGCATTTTGTTCACATTTTATCAG GGGTCGAATTTGGATAGCAATGCAAAAATGTGGCGTTTGGTTGCAGATCTGATGAACGACCTCG GAATGCTGATGGATCTTATTTCTCCCTTATTTCCCTCGGCATTTGTGTTTATTCTTTGCTTGGGAAGTCTGTCACGGTCATTCA CTGGTGTTGCTAGTGGAGCTACTAGAGCTGCTTTGACTCAGCATTTTGCACTCCAAGATAATGCAGCAGATATATCCGCAAAG GAAGGAAGTCAAGAGACAGTAGCAACAATGGCTGGAATGGCATTGGGAATGTTTCTTGCTCATGTTACTAGAGGACACTCTATGGCAATTTGGTTCTCCTTCTTGTGTTTAactatggttcatatttatg CAAACTATAAGGCTGTCCGCTGTCTTTCACTGAAGGCATTAAATGGAGAAAGGAGCTCTCTTCTTCTGCAGCATTTCATGAAGACTGGACAAG TGCTTTCTCCTGAAAAGGTCTCAATGGAAGAGCATGTTTTACCTTTGTGGTTGAATCCATGGAGTTCTAAAAAGTTCAAATGTTTGCACAGTCGTATAAACTTAGGCGTGAAGGTCTCTTCTCTCAATCATGCAGCAAT GACGGACCTTTTCTTCTGTGCAGGATCTTATTATAAGAAAG CAAAGTATTTGCTGCTGGAGAAAAATGGGATGATCAGCATCATTATACATAAAGACTCAACACCAGTAGACATCTTGCAGTCCTACATACATGCACTTGTAATGGCAAATCTTTCAAATAAAAGTAAATCAGGGCATGTTGAAAGTTTTTCATGGATGGACAAATGCTACGAGGATTTCATTAAAAAG CTTCAGTCATCAGGTTGGAAGACAGAAAGACTATTATCGCATTCTGTTGTTTGGAGAGCAAGTTGGTTTATTGGTCAGTCAGATGAGAAGATCGACTAG
- the LOC110794759 gene encoding protein root UVB sensitive 3 isoform X3 yields MMLSTQALLSAIGVGEKSATVIGATFQWFLRDLTGMLGGILFTFYQGSNLDSNAKMWRLVADLMNDLGMLMDLISPLFPSAFVFILCLGSLSRSFTGVASGATRAALTQHFALQDNAADISAKEGSQETVATMAGMALGMFLAHVTRGHSMAIWFSFLCLTMVHIYANYKAVRCLSLKALNGERSSLLLQHFMKTGQVLSPEKVSMEEHVLPLWLNPWSSKKFKCLHSRINLGVKVSSLNHAAMTDLFFCAGSYYKKAKYLLLEKNGMISIIIHKDSTPVDILQSYIHALVMANLSNKSKSGHVESFSWMDKCYEDFIKKLQSSGWKTERLLSHSVVWRASWFIGQSDEKID; encoded by the exons ATGATGCTTTCAACACAA GCTCTTTTGAGTGCTATTGGAGTTGGCGAGAAATCTGCCACAGTAATTGGGGCTACTTTTCAG TGGTTTTTGAGGGATCTAACAGGAATGCTTGGAGGCATTTTGTTCACATTTTATCAG GGGTCGAATTTGGATAGCAATGCAAAAATGTGGCGTTTGGTTGCAGATCTGATGAACGACCTCG GAATGCTGATGGATCTTATTTCTCCCTTATTTCCCTCGGCATTTGTGTTTATTCTTTGCTTGGGAAGTCTGTCACGGTCATTCA CTGGTGTTGCTAGTGGAGCTACTAGAGCTGCTTTGACTCAGCATTTTGCACTCCAAGATAATGCAGCAGATATATCCGCAAAG GAAGGAAGTCAAGAGACAGTAGCAACAATGGCTGGAATGGCATTGGGAATGTTTCTTGCTCATGTTACTAGAGGACACTCTATGGCAATTTGGTTCTCCTTCTTGTGTTTAactatggttcatatttatg CAAACTATAAGGCTGTCCGCTGTCTTTCACTGAAGGCATTAAATGGAGAAAGGAGCTCTCTTCTTCTGCAGCATTTCATGAAGACTGGACAAG TGCTTTCTCCTGAAAAGGTCTCAATGGAAGAGCATGTTTTACCTTTGTGGTTGAATCCATGGAGTTCTAAAAAGTTCAAATGTTTGCACAGTCGTATAAACTTAGGCGTGAAGGTCTCTTCTCTCAATCATGCAGCAAT GACGGACCTTTTCTTCTGTGCAGGATCTTATTATAAGAAAG CAAAGTATTTGCTGCTGGAGAAAAATGGGATGATCAGCATCATTATACATAAAGACTCAACACCAGTAGACATCTTGCAGTCCTACATACATGCACTTGTAATGGCAAATCTTTCAAATAAAAGTAAATCAGGGCATGTTGAAAGTTTTTCATGGATGGACAAATGCTACGAGGATTTCATTAAAAAG CTTCAGTCATCAGGTTGGAAGACAGAAAGACTATTATCGCATTCTGTTGTTTGGAGAGCAAGTTGGTTTATTGGTCAGTCAGATGAGAAGATCGACTAG